One Salvia splendens isolate huo1 chromosome 22, SspV2, whole genome shotgun sequence DNA segment encodes these proteins:
- the LOC121786033 gene encoding mitochondrial phosphate carrier protein 1, mitochondrial-like isoform X2 has protein sequence METWRRQRNIEEFSKGYYGVCAAGGMLSAGATHLAITPLDVLKVNPVKYNGIISGFSTLCREEGASALWRGWSGKLIGYGVQGGCKFGLYEYFKKLYGDLLVNQNKGVIFFLSAASAQVFADIALCPFEAVKVRVQSQPSFANGLADGFPKVYSKEGFYGLYRGLLPLWGRNLPFSMFMFTTFEHSVDLMHRKVIRRKREDCSIPQQLAVTCLAGYSAGIVGAVLSNPADNIVSSLYNKKAASILQAIKKIGLANLFTRSLPVRIATVGPVVTLQWFFYDSIKMFTGLPASGGVRNAC, from the exons ATGGAGACGTGGCGGCGGCAGCGCAACATCGAGGAGTTCTCGAAGGGGTATTACGGGGTGTGTGCGGCGGGAGGAATGCTCAGCGCCGGAGCTACGCATCTCGCCATCACCCCTCTCGATGTCTTGAAG GTGAATCCAGTGAAATATAATGGCATCATATCAGGGTTCAGTactctttgccgagaagaaggTGCTTCGGCTCTTTGGAGAGGTTGGTCTGGAAAACTTATTGGTTATGGTGTACAAGGTGGATGCAAGTTCGGTCTCTATGAATATTTCAAGAAACTTTATGGCGATCTACTGGTGAATCAGAACAAGGGTGTCATATTCTTCCTCAGCGCTGCCTCTGCTCAAGTCTTTGCTGACATTGCTCTCTGCCCGTTTGAAGCTGTCAAAGTCCGAGTTCAGTCACAGCCAAGTTTCGCCAATGGCTTGGCCGATGGATTTCCTAAAGTTTACTCTAAAGAAGGGTTTTACGG ATTGTACAGAGGACTGCTTCCGCTCTGGGGCCGTAACCTTCCAT TCTCCATGTTCATGTTCACAACGTTTGAGCATTCTGTGGATCTAATGCATCGCAAAGTTATACGAAGAAAGAGAGAAGACTGCTCGATACCCCAGCAACTTGCTGTGACGTGTCTAGCCGGGTATTCAGCTGGGATTGTTGGTGCTGTGCTCTCCAATCCTGCTGACAACATAGTTTCATCTCTTTACAACAAAAAGGCTGCAAGTATACTGCAG GCGATAAAGAAGATCGGGCTTGCCAATCTGTTTACTAGAAGTCTCCCCGTTAGAATTGCAACGGTGGGTCCTGTCGTTACGTTGCAATGGTTTTTCTACGACAGCATCAAAATGTTCACGGGACT ACCTGCAAGCGGAGGGGTGAGGAACGCTTGTTGA
- the LOC121786033 gene encoding mitochondrial phosphate carrier protein 1, mitochondrial-like isoform X1 — protein METWRRQRNIEEFSKGYYGVCAAGGMLSAGATHLAITPLDVLKVNMQVNPVKYNGIISGFSTLCREEGASALWRGWSGKLIGYGVQGGCKFGLYEYFKKLYGDLLVNQNKGVIFFLSAASAQVFADIALCPFEAVKVRVQSQPSFANGLADGFPKVYSKEGFYGLYRGLLPLWGRNLPFSMFMFTTFEHSVDLMHRKVIRRKREDCSIPQQLAVTCLAGYSAGIVGAVLSNPADNIVSSLYNKKAASILQAIKKIGLANLFTRSLPVRIATVGPVVTLQWFFYDSIKMFTGLPASGGVRNAC, from the exons ATGGAGACGTGGCGGCGGCAGCGCAACATCGAGGAGTTCTCGAAGGGGTATTACGGGGTGTGTGCGGCGGGAGGAATGCTCAGCGCCGGAGCTACGCATCTCGCCATCACCCCTCTCGATGTCTTGAAGGTTAACATGCAG GTGAATCCAGTGAAATATAATGGCATCATATCAGGGTTCAGTactctttgccgagaagaaggTGCTTCGGCTCTTTGGAGAGGTTGGTCTGGAAAACTTATTGGTTATGGTGTACAAGGTGGATGCAAGTTCGGTCTCTATGAATATTTCAAGAAACTTTATGGCGATCTACTGGTGAATCAGAACAAGGGTGTCATATTCTTCCTCAGCGCTGCCTCTGCTCAAGTCTTTGCTGACATTGCTCTCTGCCCGTTTGAAGCTGTCAAAGTCCGAGTTCAGTCACAGCCAAGTTTCGCCAATGGCTTGGCCGATGGATTTCCTAAAGTTTACTCTAAAGAAGGGTTTTACGG ATTGTACAGAGGACTGCTTCCGCTCTGGGGCCGTAACCTTCCAT TCTCCATGTTCATGTTCACAACGTTTGAGCATTCTGTGGATCTAATGCATCGCAAAGTTATACGAAGAAAGAGAGAAGACTGCTCGATACCCCAGCAACTTGCTGTGACGTGTCTAGCCGGGTATTCAGCTGGGATTGTTGGTGCTGTGCTCTCCAATCCTGCTGACAACATAGTTTCATCTCTTTACAACAAAAAGGCTGCAAGTATACTGCAG GCGATAAAGAAGATCGGGCTTGCCAATCTGTTTACTAGAAGTCTCCCCGTTAGAATTGCAACGGTGGGTCCTGTCGTTACGTTGCAATGGTTTTTCTACGACAGCATCAAAATGTTCACGGGACT ACCTGCAAGCGGAGGGGTGAGGAACGCTTGTTGA
- the LOC121788111 gene encoding calcium-dependent protein kinase 26-like, translating into MGNTCRGSLGDKPSEVYSEPEEQLNSKSESSSRSGEDAHPSPKKEHGLPPVICPSKDSNTSSSIIMTRGMANQAHFVMGHKTANIRDLYVLGHKLGQGQFGTTYLCTEIATGLQFACKSITKRKLISKEDVEDVRREIQIMHHLSGHKNIVTIKGAYEDTLYVHIVMELCNGGELFDRIIQRGHYTEQKAAELTKIVVGVVEACHSLGVMHRDLKPENFLLVNKDDDFSLKAIDFGLSVFFKPGQIFTDVVGSPYYVAPEVLLKHYGPQADVWTAGVILYILLSGVPPFWAETQQGIFDAVLKGHIDFDSDPWPLISESAKDLIRKMLCMHPADRATAHQVLSHPWISENGVAPDRALDAAVLSRLKQFSAMNRLKKMALRVIAESLSEEEIAGLREMFTAMDTDNSGAITFDELKAGLRKYGSTLKDTEIRDLMDAADVDNSGTIDYGEFIAATMHLNKLEREEHLLAAFRYFDKDGSGYITFDELQQACEEQHMSDNFLEDIIKEVDQDNDGRIDYGEFVAMMTKGNAGIGRRTMRNSLNMSMRDAPDALSFSL; encoded by the exons ATGGGCAATACATGCCGTGGATCATTGGGAGACAAGCCTTCAGAGGTGTACAGTGAGCCGGAAGAGCAGCTGAATTCGAAGTCCGAGTCCTCCTCCCGGAGCGGTGAAGACGCCCACCCGAGCCCCAAAAAGGAGCATGGTTTGCCGCCGGTGATCTGCCCCAGCAAAGACAGCAACACCAGCAGCAGCATCATCATGACCCGAGGCATGGCCAACCAGGCTCACTTCGTCATGGGCCACAAGACTGCCAACATTCGCGACCTATACGTGCTCGGGCATAAACTGGGGCAGGGGCAGTTCGGTACGACTTATCTCTGCACTGAGATTGCCACAGGTTTACAATTCGCTTGTAAATCGATAACGAAGAGGAAGTTGATCTCCAAGGAGGATGTGGAGGATGTTAGGAGGGAGATTCAGATAATGCACCATCTGTCTGGTCACAAGAATATCGTCACAATTAAGGGGGCGTACGAGGACACTCTGTATGTCCACATTGTCATGGAGCTTTGCAACGGAGGTGAATTGTTCGACCGGATTATACAGAGGGGGCACTACACGGAGCAGAAGGCGGCTGAGCTGACTAAGATCGTCGTAGGTGTTGTTGAGGCTTGCCATTCGCTCGGAGTTATGCATAGAGATCTTAAACCAGAGAATTTCTTGTTGGTTAACAAGGATGATGATTTCTCTCTTAAAGCTATTGATTTTGGGCTCTCTGTTTTCTTCAAGCCAG GGCAGATTTTCACTGATGTGGTCGGAAGCCCGTATTATGTTGCACCAGAAGTTCTGTTGAAGCATTATGGGCCACAAGCAGATGTATGGACAGCAGGAGTCATACTCTACATATTGCTTAGTGGTGTGCCTCCGTTTTGGGCTG AAACACAGCAGGGGATATTTGATGCTGTTTTGAAGGGTCACATTGACTTTGATTCCGACCCATGGCCACTGATATCGGAGAGTGCTAAGGATCTTATTCGGAAGATGCTATGCATGCATCCTGCAGACCGTGCGACTGCTCATCAAGTATTAA GTCATCCTTGGATATCTGAAAATGGTGTTGCTCCTGACAGAGCCTTGGACGCGGCTGTACTTTCTCGCCTTAAGCAATTTTCTGCAATGAATAGGTTGAAGAAAATGGCTTTGAGG GTAATAGCTGAAAGCTTGTCAGAAGAGGAGATAGCCGGCTTAAGAGAAATGTTTACGGCCATGGACACTGACAACAGTGGCGCGATCACATTTGACGAACTCAAAGCTGGTTTGAGGAAATATGGTTCCACATTGAAGGATACAGAAATTCGTGATCTTATGGATGCG GCTGATGTAGACAACAGTGGGACGATTGATTACGGAGAATTTATAGCAGCGACGATGCACTTGAATAAGCTCGAGCGTGAGGAACATCTTTTGGCAGCGTTTCGATATTTTGACAAAGATGGAAGTGGCTATATTACATTTGATGAACTCCAGCAAGCTTGCGAAGAACAACACATGTCGGataacttccttgaagatatcaTCAAAGAAGTTGACCAAGATAAT GATGGAAGGATCGATTATGGGGAATTCGTTGCTATGATGACAAAGGGTAATGCTGGCATCGGAAGGCGGACAATGCGAAACAGCTTGAATATGAGCATGAGAGATGCTCCAGATGCCCTCAGCTTTTCGCTTTAA